CAAAGTGTATTACGAGATGATTACCAAAGCCGAATTTGCAACTGAAGCGGGCGGAATCCACAAACTTTGGGCTGGCAACAAAGAGATTTTCGCGAAAACTGTGATTATTTCAACCGGCGCAACCGCAAAATATCTGGGTCTCGACGACGAGAAAAAATATGCAGGTGGAGGCGTTTCGGCCTGTGCAACTTGCGACGGTTTTTTCTATAAAGGTAAAGATGTAGTGGTAGTGGGCGCGGGCGACACGGCTGCCGAGGAAGCAACCTACCTTGCGAAACTCACCAACAAAGTAACGATGCTGGTCCGTAAGGATGCGTTCCGTGCGTCAAAAGCAATGGTACACCGCGTTAACAGTACCCCAAACATCGAAGTGAAATTCAATCATGAACTGATTGCGATTGAAGGTGAAAATGCGTTGGTTGAAAGGGCAGTTGTGATCAACAATCAAACACAGGAAACCAGCAAGATCGACGTACACGGAATTTTCATCGCGATCGGACATAAGCCGAACACAGATATTTTTGCGGGTCAGATCAATCTTGATGAGAACGGATACATTAAAACCATTCCGGGCTCCACACTGACTAACCTTCCGGGAGTATTTGCGGCCGG
This window of the Flavobacteriaceae bacterium 3519-10 genome carries:
- a CDS encoding Thioredoxin reductase, which produces MEQNILDCVIVGSGPSGYTAAIYAARADLKPELYTGLEPGGQLTTTTEVDNFPGYPDGVTGPVMMMDLQKQAERFDTKVYYEMITKAEFATEAGGIHKLWAGNKEIFAKTVIISTGATAKYLGLDDEKKYAGGGVSACATCDGFFYKGKDVVVVGAGDTAAEEATYLAKLTNKVTMLVRKDAFRASKAMVHRVNSTPNIEVKFNHELIAIEGENALVERAVVINNQTQETSKIDVHGIFIAIGHKPNTDIFAGQINLDENGYIKTIPGSTLTNLPGVFAAGDVQDHIYRQAITAAGSGCMAAMDAEKYLAELNS